The Gossypium hirsutum isolate 1008001.06 chromosome D07, Gossypium_hirsutum_v2.1, whole genome shotgun sequence genome includes the window TTTTTAAggcataatatataaattgacCCTTGAACTTGATAAATATTTTCACATTGACCCATAATCTTCTTTTTAGATCATATTGATCTCTAATGTTGGCATTCATTACACAGATTGGTCTCTATACTAACAtagtttttttaaagaatatgTTGATGTAGACAAGTATGGGATGGCATGTAAAGAAATAAAGAGACAACACATGGATTCATTTTTTTGTTGGTGACATGGATTCATCTTTAattattcttaaaatattttaaaaaccttaaatttttgaaataaatttaaaaaaattttaaattttttaagaaatattataaattataaaaattcaaaaaaaatccaaaaaatttaaaattacaaaaaaataaaaataaaaatatattcaaaaaatcgtattttatttttattttaaataaaataatttttttaaaaagtttatggGCCAATGTGAGAAAAGTTATCAAGTTTAGGGGCCAATCTATATATTAAACCTTTTAGAagtagtattttatttttattttaattaaattacttaataaatttactaatatatcatttttagaatttttgtttctttctctcACAATTAAATTATTGTCTGCTTAACTTAtaatattaaaacttaaattaacataaaattttaattttatgaaagaaacattttttattaaaaaataattttatttataaatttttaattttttaatattaatcgtCCAACTAAATGCACTCTATCGAACCTAAACCAAGCTTGGATAAAGAAAGTTTGATCTCAAGTTAACCAAATCCAAAACAAATTACTATTCActcattaaaggttaaaatatgctcgaAGTTTATGTACACTtggtaaatttggaatttaatccatttacttttattttaaggaatttaatcctactttttggatttaaaaatgcAACAACTTCAATCCTTAATActattaaaattcttttgttaaattaatatttattacaatatcatttttaaaatgtcataatagcaaatttaatggatgaattttaacaatattaacaattgaatttaaattttgaatctaaaaaaatagagaaattaaattcttaaaaattaagaataaaacaaattaaattctgAATATAGGAAAAGTAGGAGAATAAGGGACAAATCCatataaaaagtaaatattatgttattaaatctacaattaatttgttgaaatataaatgtaaataattttattttaaatgaaaaattatttaagaTCATGGTCCATACATCATTTATGGAAGATATTTTCTATTATAATGACAAAAATATAGAAAcaataaaaaatgatataatactTGTTATGTGAAATGCAATCATAAAATgcacatttattatttattatttattatttataaatatttaaaaattgattaaGTTCAAAGAGTGATGagaaaatgaaatatatactCCATATGTATAGTTTAACAACTTGAAGGTTTATTTGTGTACAAATATATACCATAAACTGCCCAAAAAATCTTCCTACATTATTTACATCATCAAATAATATATTGTAACCAGAGAATAGAGAAATGAGTTGCAGATATTGAAACTCGAAACCTAATTACATGAATTCCCGGATTTCGGATTAGATTCGGGGAATTGTACAGTACTAGGAATAAGCAACTAGAAGATGGATGCTGTATCAGACAAGCTGATGTTCCGATCTGATCGACTTGTAACAATGGGTTGCAGATATTGAAACTCGAAACCTAATTACATGAATTCCCGGATTTCGGATTAGATTCGGGGAATTGTACAGTACTAGGAATAAGCAACTAGAAGATGGATGCTGTATCAGACAAGCTGATGTTCCGATCTGATCGACTTGTAACAATGGGGTTTCCTAAAGCATCAAGATCGATAATGGCTGTTTCACCGGGACTGTAATTTCCAGCCAGGAGGGCTTCACTTAGGGGATCTTCGACTATTGCGGTAACCGCCCTCCTGAGGGGCCGTGCACCGTAGGTCTGGTCGTAGCCTTGCTGACAAATGAGGTCCTTGATTGATTCAGACACCTCTAAACCGATTCCCAGTGACACGAGTCTAGCATTAACCTCTTGCAACATCAGGTTTACAATCTCGAGCATCTGAAAAGAAACCGGATAGATGTGACCAACAGCATATTGGTATAACATAATCCGAGATCCCGGTAAATTTTCAAGTTCGAAGTGATAGAGATTTATGTAGCATGGACCTCAGGGGCACACAAAATATGActaggagtcaaattgcattttaaccctttactcaaaaaatgagtaaattaatcccAGTACATTAGTTTGAAGAGTAAATTGGTCCTTTCTGTTATAAATTCCATCCATTTATACGGTTAAAAAATAATGTAGCTGACGGAATAACTAGAGAGTAACACATGGCATGCTACATGTACCTCATGCTAACATACAAGACCAATTTTTAAAGgtagaaatggatgaattttaacagaatgatcagtttgctctttaatctaatgtgcagggactaatttgcttattttttaaatagaggaagcaaaatgcaatctgaagGCCTTCAGGGTACTTAACTTTAATCAACAAAAAGGCACAAACCTGAAGTTTCTCAAGAGATCGAAAGACAACTACTTCATCAATCCTGTTGAGTAACTCGGGACGGAAATATGCTTTCAGTTCCTCCATTACCAGAGCCTTCATTCCAGCATACGAAGAAGATTCATCATTCTCGAGCAAGAAACCAATGGAGCCACGTCTACCCTTTGCAATCGCAGAAGAACCCACATTCGACGTCATCACTACCAATGCATTCTTGAAAGAAACTCTTCGACCCTGATTAACAGAATCTCAAATGAGAGACATCGATAATCAACTAATATCAGCCGCGTATAGATGATGATAATGTCGCCAACAAGTTCAATTTACAATGAACGAACCTGTGAATCTGTGAGGTGACCATCTTCAAACAGTTGGAGAAGGATGTTGAATATATCAGGATGGGCTTTCTCTATTTCATCGAGCAATAACAACGTGAACGGTCGTCTTCTAATAGCTTCCGTAAGCATACCTCCCTCTTCATAACCGACATAACCAGGGGGTGATCCTATTAATTTACTCACTGTATGTCGCTCCATGTATTCGCTCATGTCCAATCGAAGCATGGCATCCTCCTGCAATGATGGCATTAGAGGACGGAAGAAAAGATAGCTTAGTGTTATGGGGCCAAGTCCTACATTACCAAAAAACAAACCTTACATAACATTTTCAAATAAACGGGTACCCTTTCGTGCCTAGTATCTAGGATGGTGGAATCATTAATTCCATTATAGCGGATTCCAGTGGAATCCTTTTAATATCAACAGCTTTGGTTAAAAGACAGAAATGAAAAGACCGTAACTGTTTGATCAAACCAtgtcaaaaactaaaaaattgtATTGGTGACCTGGAACCTGTTAAATCGGTTGCCGAATATGTTAGTTTTTCTCTGGAAATCAGTTTTTCTCTTTCTTTAGTGTTGAAATCGGTTGAATTCATTAAAAGGTAAATTCACATTTCTCAATGCAAATCCTCCATCATGATCAACAATGGATTAGTATATCTTTTTCTACCTGTTTATTTcaaccattgattttaaaaggattCCACGATATCCCACTATAATAAGATCTCACCTTAGACATTACCATCTAGGACATATTAAAATTACACAACTCATAAGTAAATTAACGGGACAAATAAAGAAAAGGAATGAATAGCATGGAGCCTTACCGACCCAAAATAGCATGCTGCTAAGGCTTTTGTTAATTCGGTTTTGCCGACCCCGGTTGGACCACAGAAGATCATTGCAGCAATTGGTCTATCAAGATCCTTTAGGCCAACGCGGGATCTCTTAACAGCTCGAGAAATGGCAGCAACAGCTTCGTCCTGACCAATAACCCTTTTCTTAAGCATCTCATCAAGGCCAATTAGAAGCATTCTTTCGTCTGCAGTGAGCTGCTGCACTGGTATCCCTGACCAAATCGAAGCAACTGCCGCAATTTCTTCAGGCCCCACCATTATAGGTCTGAAAGAATCACCTCGAAAAAAATTAGTTAGAAACCGGACAAAGCCTAGACGACCAAGAAGCTAATATATCTAACCTTCAACATGACCCGgcaagagaaagaaaaggaacatACTCATCGTTCTCTGAAGTAGAAGGCAAAGGAGATTCTAGGAGTTCACTGGAATCATCCACACCAGAAGCACCAGCATCGTTTTTCAACCTACTGGCGATGACCTATTCATGACAGAATTGTCGAAAGGAGGTTAGGGTCTTAAAGCACATCAGAAGCTAACGTACACACAAGGTCAAAGATATTACCACTTCATGCATGGCTTGAACAGTTCTAATTTCTTCCCAATAATCGTTAGGTGCTTTTGAGAGAATATCCGTTTCTTGCTCTCTTTTCCTCCTAAATGCTTCAATACGAGCTCGGCTACCAGCTTCATCAATGAGGTCAATTGCTTTATCAGGAAGATACCTGTCAGGAATATATCTTGCTGATAGGTACACAGCAGCATTGATTGCTTCTAAAGTGTATCTGCAGTGGTGATGAGATTCGTATTTTTCGCGTAGACCAAGCAGTATCCCGACTGCATCCTCCTATCAGGTAGCACATTACATCCAAATAAGGAAAGAGGGAAATAGATAGTAGCTTTTAGTATAGATTGGATTAAAAACAACCTGACTTGGCTCGTTGATCCATACTGGCTGAAATCTTCGTGCTAATGCTTTATCCTTTTCAAATTGGGTCCTATATTCCCCTATAGTTGTTGATGCGATGCACTGCAAAAGATGTTTATTAGTGCTTGATAAAGAAATGCACCATATTAAGAAGA containing:
- the LOC107953599 gene encoding chaperone protein ClpD, chloroplastic isoform X2, with translation MDVLCSSSLAIHLHSRSIFPSSPPRFPFRFHRTFYYNNSIYSSSSSSCFGLSISRCNNFVHHVKHPHSFKRRKPIQISAVFERFTERAIKAVILSQREAKSLGKDMVFTQHLLLGLIGEDRDPNGFLGSGLKIENARDAVRSIWQSSNHGEDLGNKQQGSIVSSTDVPFSISTKRVFEAAVEYSRTMGYNFIAPEHIAIGLFTVDDGSASRVLKRLGANINHLAAEAVIRLQGELAKDGREPSLSSKKMSEKSSSGNAAVLRSPDKTKGKSALAQFCIDLTARASEGLIDPVIGRETEVQRIVQILCRRTKNNPILLGESGVGKTAIAEGLAISIAQAEIPAFLLNKKIMSLDIGLLMAGAKERGELEARVTALLSETKKSGNIILFIDEVHTLIGSGTVGRGNKGSGLDIANLLKPALGRGELQCIASTTIGEYRTQFEKDKALARRFQPVWINEPSQEDAVGILLGLREKYESHHHCRYTLEAINAAVYLSARYIPDRYLPDKAIDLIDEAGSRARIEAFRRKREQETDILSKAPNDYWEEIRTVQAMHEVVIASRLKNDAGASGVDDSSELLESPLPSTSENDEPIMVGPEEIAAVASIWSGIPVQQLTADERMLLIGLDEMLKKRVIGQDEAVAAISRAVKRSRVGLKDLDRPIAAMIFCGPTGVGKTELTKALAACYFGSEDAMLRLDMSEYMERHTVSKLIGSPPGYVGYEEGGMLTEAIRRRPFTLLLLDEIEKAHPDIFNILLQLFEDGHLTDSQGRRVSFKNALVVMTSNVGSSAIAKGRRGSIGFLLENDESSSYAGMKALVMEELKAYFRPELLNRIDEVVVFRSLEKLQMLEIVNLMLQEVNARLVSLGIGLEVSESIKDLICQQGYDQTYGARPLRRAVTAIVEDPLSEALLAGNYSPGETAIIDLDALGNPIVTSRSDRNISLSDTASIF
- the LOC107953599 gene encoding chaperone protein ClpD, chloroplastic isoform X1; translation: MDVLCSSSLAIHLHSRSIFPSSPPRFPFRFHRTFYYNNSIYSSSSSSCFGLSISRCNNFVHHVKHPHSFKRRKPIQISAVFERFTERAIKAVILSQREAKSLGKDMVFTQHLLLGLIGEDRDPNGFLGSGLKIENARDAVRSIWQSSNHGEDLGNKQQGSIVSSTDVPFSISTKRVFEAAVEYSRTMGYNFIAPEHIAIGLFTVDDGSASRVLKRLGANINHLAAEAVIRLQGELAKDGREPSLSSKKMSEKSSSGNAAVLRSPDKTKGKSALAQFCIDLTARASEGLIDPVIGRETEVQRIVQILCRRTKNNPILLGESGVGKTAIAEGLAISIAQAEIPAFLLNKKIMSLDIGLLMAGAKERGELEARVTALLSETKKSGNIILFIDEVHTLIGSGTVGRGNKGSGLDIANLLKPALGRGELQCIASTTIGEYRTQFEKDKALARRFQPVWINEPSQEDAVGILLGLREKYESHHHCRYTLEAINAAVYLSARYIPDRYLPDKAIDLIDEAGSRARIEAFRRKREQETDILSKAPNDYWEEIRTVQAMHEVVIASRLKNDAGASGVDDSSELLESPLPSTSENDEPIMVGPEEIAAVASIWSGIPVQQLTADERMLLIGLDEMLKKRVIGQDEAVAAISRAVKRSRVGLKDLDRPIAAMIFCGPTGVGKTELTKALAACYFGSEDAMLRLDMSEYMERHTVSKLIGSPPGYVGYEEGGMLTEAIRRRPFTLLLLDEIEKAHPDIFNILLQLFEDGHLTDSQGRRVSFKNALVVMTSNVGSSAIAKGRRGSIGFLLENDESSSYAGMKALVMEELKAYFRPELLNRIDEVVVFRSLEKLQMLEIVNLMLQEVNARLVSLGIGLEVSESIKDLICQQGYDQTYGARPLRRAVTAIVEDPLSEALLAGNYSPGETAIIDLDALGNPIVTSRSDRNISLSDTASIF